From Clostridia bacterium:
GGGGCCATTAGGGTCTGGCATATTTTGGCGTCTGCCTTTCTCAACAGCTTGGTGATGTCTTTTGATCAGCCCACTCGACAAGCCCTGGTCTCCGATCTGGTTCCAGTTTCGGATCTTGCCAACGCCATTGCCATTAATTCCATGGCCTTTAACGGGGCGGCCGTTTTCGGCCCCTCGCTAGGCGGGTTAGTGCTGGCGGCAGTGGGGGCTGGGGGATGCTTTCTCATCAACGGCCTAAGCTTTCTGGCGGTAATTATAGCTTTAGGCTTCATGCATATTCCTAGCCATGAGAACTCCGGGATTCAGGGCGGTTCAGCTTTTAAAGGGCGAAGCTTGCGCCAGGATATGGGGGAGGTTTTCGTAGCGGTGCGGCAGGATCATATGCTGTCAGCCCTTCTACTTCTAACTGCAGTTCTCAGCTTTTGCGCCCGCCCTTATAACCAATTGATGCCGGTTTTCGCAAGGGATATCCTCAAGGTCGGCCCCCGGGGGTTAGGCCTTCTGATGATGGCGCCGGGAGTTGGAACTGTAATCGGTTCTCTAACCCTTGCCACCTTAGGCGGCTCTCACCGCCTAGGCCCCATTACCGTAGGTGCCATCCTTACCTTTTCTTTTACTCTGCTTGGCTTCAGTTGTCTTCCGTATTTTGTACCTGACTTGGTACTTCTAATAATCACCGGGATGGGGCAGACCATAAGCCTGGCTTCCCTCAATACCTTGCTCCAGACCCATTCCCAGTCCCAAATGCGGGGGCGAATCATGGGCATGTACACCATGCTGAATACGGGATTAAATCCTCTCGGGGCCCTTCCAGCTGGGGCCTTGGCTGCGCGATTTGGGGCCCCTCTGGTGGTGGGCTCAGGAGCCATGATCGTGACGGCAGCCACGATTCTCATCGCTTGGCGCTGGGTACCCGAGTTGTTTCAGGCCTAGCAGTGCT
This genomic window contains:
- a CDS encoding MFS transporter — encoded protein: MEVKVERPALSGSTLAERQPGRGRPSPFYALRYRDFRLLWIGLVVSNVGTWMQMIAQSWLVYELTSSPLYLGLVGLCQAVPRLLFSLLGGAVADRFDRKHILYFTQTSSMLLALALGMLAETGAIRVWHILASAFLNSLVMSFDQPTRQALVSDLVPVSDLANAIAINSMAFNGAAVFGPSLGGLVLAAVGAGGCFLINGLSFLAVIIALGFMHIPSHENSGIQGGSAFKGRSLRQDMGEVFVAVRQDHMLSALLLLTAVLSFCARPYNQLMPVFARDILKVGPRGLGLLMMAPGVGTVIGSLTLATLGGSHRLGPITVGAILTFSFTLLGFSCLPYFVPDLVLLIITGMGQTISLASLNTLLQTHSQSQMRGRIMGMYTMLNTGLNPLGALPAGALAARFGAPLVVGSGAMIVTAATILIAWRWVPELFQA